One window of Streptomyces sp. SUK 48 genomic DNA carries:
- a CDS encoding xanthine dehydrogenase family protein molybdopterin-binding subunit: protein MTGQAVAGEAGREVGRSRLRKEDARLITGQTTWTDNIQVAGLLHLAILRSPMAHARVTRVNVAPALERPGVLAAFSGADLAEGLGSLPCAWPVTEDIVLPGHPPIAVDEVRYAGDPVAVVVARDRYAAADALEAVEVDYDPLPPVLDLEDALAEGAPLVHSDQGTNRCYTWPLATGESFAAVRERAEVTVRRRFHQQRLIPNAMEPRAVVVTPLAASGEYTVYSATQIPHILRIMLATVTGVPEHKLRVIAPDVGGGFGSKLQVYGEEVLALAVARQLGRPVKWTESRSEGYLATHHGRGMIQDIEVAATREGRLLGLKVDLLADMGAYLMLVTPGIPILGAFMYPAIYKMDSYEFRCTGVFTTRTPTDAYRGAGRPEATFAIERIMDELAAELGLDPVELRRRNWIRHEEFPYTTIAGLTYDSGDYEAATAKALALFGYDALRAEQRERAERGDPVRLGIGVSTFTEMCGLAPSRVLRDLRYGAGGWEAASVRMLPTGKVEVVTGTSPHGQGHVTCWSQIAADVLGVPFEDVEVLHGDTRSSPQGMDTYGSRSLAVGGEAVHRAAATVVDKARKVAAHLLEASEQDLEFRDGVFSVKGSPEARKSIQEIAFEAFTSHDLPDGVEPSINAEHVVDPENFSFPHGTHLCAVEVDTETGRTRIRSYVCVDDVGHVVNPMIVEGQVHGGLAQGIAQALYEEAVYDDEGNLVSGSMADYLVPSAPDLPEFVTDRTETPASSNALGVKGVGEAGTIASTPAVVNAVVDALRPLGVTDVRMPCTPERVWRAVREATA from the coding sequence CGTCAATGTCGCCCCCGCGCTCGAACGCCCCGGTGTCCTCGCCGCGTTCAGCGGCGCGGACCTCGCGGAGGGGCTCGGCTCGCTGCCCTGCGCGTGGCCGGTGACCGAGGACATCGTGCTGCCCGGCCATCCGCCGATCGCGGTGGACGAGGTCCGCTACGCGGGCGACCCGGTGGCCGTCGTCGTGGCCCGCGACCGGTACGCGGCGGCCGACGCGCTGGAGGCGGTCGAGGTCGACTACGACCCGCTGCCCCCGGTCCTCGACCTGGAGGACGCGCTCGCCGAGGGCGCCCCGCTGGTCCACTCCGACCAGGGCACCAACCGCTGCTACACCTGGCCGCTGGCCACCGGCGAGAGCTTCGCGGCGGTCCGCGAGCGCGCCGAGGTCACGGTCCGGCGGCGCTTCCACCAGCAGCGGCTCATCCCCAACGCCATGGAGCCGCGCGCGGTCGTGGTCACCCCGCTCGCCGCCTCCGGCGAGTACACGGTGTACTCGGCCACCCAGATCCCGCACATCCTGCGGATCATGCTCGCCACGGTCACCGGCGTCCCGGAGCACAAGCTGCGGGTGATCGCCCCGGACGTGGGCGGCGGCTTCGGCTCCAAGCTCCAGGTGTACGGCGAGGAGGTGCTGGCCCTCGCGGTCGCCCGCCAGCTGGGGCGGCCGGTGAAGTGGACCGAGTCCCGCTCCGAGGGCTATCTCGCCACCCACCACGGGCGCGGCATGATCCAGGACATCGAGGTCGCGGCCACCCGGGAGGGCCGGCTGCTCGGCCTGAAGGTGGATCTGCTCGCGGACATGGGCGCCTATCTGATGCTGGTCACACCGGGCATCCCGATCCTGGGCGCGTTCATGTACCCGGCGATCTACAAGATGGACTCCTACGAGTTCCGGTGCACCGGCGTCTTCACCACCCGCACTCCCACCGACGCCTACCGGGGCGCCGGCCGCCCGGAGGCCACGTTCGCCATCGAGCGGATCATGGACGAACTGGCGGCCGAACTGGGCCTGGACCCGGTGGAGTTGCGGCGCCGCAACTGGATCCGGCACGAGGAGTTCCCGTACACCACGATCGCCGGGCTGACCTACGACAGCGGCGACTACGAGGCGGCCACCGCGAAGGCCCTCGCCCTGTTCGGCTACGACGCGCTGCGCGCCGAGCAGCGGGAGCGCGCCGAGCGCGGCGACCCGGTGCGCCTCGGCATCGGCGTGTCCACGTTCACGGAGATGTGCGGCCTGGCGCCGAGCCGGGTGCTGCGCGACCTCAGGTACGGCGCGGGCGGCTGGGAGGCGGCGAGCGTCCGGATGCTGCCCACCGGCAAGGTCGAGGTGGTCACCGGGACCAGCCCGCACGGGCAGGGCCACGTGACCTGCTGGAGCCAGATCGCGGCGGACGTCCTCGGGGTGCCGTTCGAGGACGTCGAGGTGCTGCACGGCGACACCAGGTCGTCCCCGCAGGGCATGGACACCTACGGTTCGCGCTCGCTGGCCGTCGGCGGCGAGGCCGTGCACCGGGCGGCGGCCACGGTGGTCGACAAGGCCCGCAAGGTGGCCGCGCATCTGCTGGAGGCGAGCGAGCAGGATCTGGAGTTCCGGGACGGCGTCTTCTCCGTGAAGGGCTCCCCGGAGGCCCGCAAGTCCATCCAGGAGATCGCCTTCGAGGCGTTCACCAGCCACGATCTGCCCGACGGGGTGGAACCCTCCATCAACGCCGAGCACGTGGTCGACCCGGAGAACTTCTCCTTCCCGCACGGCACCCACCTGTGCGCGGTCGAGGTCGACACCGAGACCGGGCGGACCCGGATCAGGTCGTATGTCTGCGTGGACGACGTCGGCCATGTGGTGAACCCGATGATCGTCGAGGGGCAGGTGCACGGCGGGCTCGCGCAGGGCATCGCGCAGGCGCTGTACGAGGAGGCCGTGTACGACGACGAGGGCAACCTGGTCTCCGGCAGCATGGCCGACTACCTCGTGCCCTCCGCCCCCGACCTGCCGGAGTTCGTGACCGACCGGACCGAGACCCCCGCGTCGTCCAACGCGCTCGGCGTGAAGGGGGTCGGCGAGGCCGGGACGATCGCCTCGACACCCGCCGTGGTCAACGCCGTCGTGGACGCGCTGCGGCCGCTGGGCGTGACCGACGTACGGATGCCCTGCACCCCGGAACGGGTGTGGCGCGCGGTGAGGGAGGCGACGGCATGA
- a CDS encoding xanthine dehydrogenase family protein subunit M — MIPPAFEYARPGTLEEAVRLLGEAGDEAKVLAGGQSLLPLLRLRLAFPELVVDVGRIPGLRGVREDGDTLVIGALTTHHDVIRDPLVRRHAGLLAQATATVADPAVRHRGTLGGSLAHADPAGDLPATLLALDGELVAVGPGGRRAVPAREFFVDYLQSALCPDELLVEVRLPKADGWGFHYEKFQRVAQSWAIVGVAALVRRENGHIAEARVGLTNMGATPLRAAAAETALAGADGPDAVARAARSAAEGTRPGQDASASPDYRAHLAEVLTKRAVLTAAGMG; from the coding sequence ATGATTCCCCCGGCGTTCGAGTACGCCCGCCCCGGGACCCTCGAGGAGGCCGTACGGCTGCTCGGCGAGGCGGGTGACGAGGCGAAGGTGCTGGCCGGCGGGCAGAGCCTGCTGCCGCTGCTGCGGTTGCGGCTCGCCTTTCCCGAACTCGTCGTGGACGTGGGCCGGATCCCCGGTCTGCGCGGGGTGCGCGAGGACGGGGACACGCTGGTCATCGGCGCCCTCACCACCCACCACGACGTGATCCGCGACCCGCTGGTGCGCCGCCACGCCGGACTGCTGGCGCAGGCGACGGCGACCGTCGCCGATCCCGCGGTACGGCACCGGGGCACGCTCGGCGGCTCGCTGGCGCACGCCGACCCGGCGGGCGACCTGCCCGCGACCCTCCTGGCGCTGGACGGCGAACTCGTCGCCGTGGGCCCCGGCGGCCGACGCGCCGTCCCGGCCCGGGAGTTCTTCGTCGACTACCTCCAATCCGCCCTCTGCCCGGACGAGTTGCTGGTGGAGGTGCGGCTGCCGAAGGCGGACGGCTGGGGCTTCCACTACGAGAAGTTCCAGCGGGTGGCGCAGTCCTGGGCGATCGTCGGGGTCGCCGCGCTCGTACGACGGGAGAACGGGCACATCGCCGAGGCCCGGGTCGGCCTGACCAACATGGGCGCGACCCCGCTGCGCGCCGCCGCCGCGGAGACGGCGCTGGCCGGTGCCGACGGGCCGGACGCGGTGGCGCGTGCCGCGCGGTCGGCGGCCGAGGGGACGCGGCCGGGGCAGGACGCGTCGGCCTCGCCCGACTACCGGGCGCATCTGGCCGAGGTGCTGACCAAGCGGGCGGTGCTGACCGCCGCCGGGATGGGGTGA
- a CDS encoding GNAT family N-acetyltransferase, which translates to MISGAGIPDVVPAGRMADGGQPVLGLAQGVELRPWSPDDADALLTAARDPAISRWNLFTVADHADARRRIERMRERWRDETGAVWAIARSGGPAIGLIGLNDIDLAGGAAELVYWLLPGARGAGLAVGATRRLARWSLDDLGLHRLRLCHSTANPASCRVAEKAGFAFEGTMRDALLHADGWHDQHLHARVAGDPE; encoded by the coding sequence ATGATCTCCGGCGCAGGCATACCCGACGTCGTACCCGCGGGCCGCATGGCCGACGGCGGGCAGCCCGTGCTCGGCCTCGCGCAGGGCGTGGAGCTGCGGCCCTGGAGCCCGGACGACGCCGACGCGCTGCTGACCGCCGCGCGGGATCCGGCGATCTCGCGGTGGAACCTGTTCACCGTGGCCGACCACGCCGACGCCCGGCGCCGGATCGAGCGGATGCGGGAGCGGTGGCGGGACGAGACCGGCGCCGTCTGGGCCATCGCCAGGTCGGGCGGCCCCGCGATCGGACTGATCGGGCTCAACGACATCGACCTCGCGGGCGGTGCCGCGGAACTCGTCTACTGGCTGCTGCCCGGGGCCCGCGGCGCCGGCCTCGCCGTCGGCGCGACCCGGCGCCTCGCCCGCTGGTCCCTCGACGACCTGGGCCTGCACCGCCTGCGGCTGTGCCACTCCACCGCCAACCCCGCCTCCTGCCGGGTCGCCGAGAAGGCCGGGTTCGCCTTCGAGGGCACGATGCGCGACGCCCTGCTGCACGCCGACGGCTGGCACGACCAGCATCTGCACGCCCGGGTGGCGGGCGACCCGGAGTAG
- a CDS encoding metallophosphoesterase: MRLLLMSDTHLPRRAKRLPELLLDELPRADVVFHAGDWVDTATLDLLESRSRRLIGVYGNNDGPGLRARLPEVAYAELGGLRFGAVHETGAAPGREARCAARFPDLDVLVFGHSHIPWDSTAPGGLRLLNPGSPTDRRRQPYCTYMTAEIKDGALAEITLCRLPPR; the protein is encoded by the coding sequence GTGCGACTCCTGCTCATGTCCGACACGCATCTGCCCCGGCGCGCCAAGCGGCTCCCCGAGCTGCTGCTGGACGAACTCCCGCGCGCGGACGTCGTGTTCCACGCCGGGGACTGGGTGGACACCGCCACGCTCGATCTGCTGGAGAGCCGCAGCCGCCGGCTGATCGGGGTCTACGGCAACAACGACGGACCCGGGCTGCGCGCCCGGCTGCCCGAGGTGGCGTACGCCGAACTCGGCGGCCTGCGCTTCGGGGCGGTGCACGAGACCGGGGCCGCGCCCGGCCGCGAGGCCCGTTGCGCCGCGCGCTTCCCCGACCTCGACGTGCTGGTGTTCGGGCACAGCCACATCCCCTGGGACAGCACCGCCCCCGGCGGGCTCCGGCTGCTCAACCCCGGGTCGCCGACCGACCGCCGCCGCCAGCCGTACTGCACCTATATGACGGCCGAGATCAAGGACGGGGCGCTTGCCGAGATCACCCTGTGCAGGCTGCCCCCGCGGTAG
- a CDS encoding MarR family transcriptional regulator: MEDISDAAVRAARDLRVAFSRLRRRIREVAQDADLTPSQESALTLVGKHGAATASALAAAEGVRPQSMATTLAGLEQHALIRRAPDPDDGRRQLVTLTDAGRARVEGNRQVREEWLARAFQDRYSDAERQTILTALELMQRLSRP; this comes from the coding sequence ATGGAAGACATCTCCGACGCGGCGGTCCGGGCGGCGCGCGATCTGCGGGTGGCGTTCAGCCGGCTGCGGCGCCGTATCCGCGAGGTCGCCCAGGACGCGGACCTGACTCCGTCGCAGGAGTCGGCGCTGACCCTGGTCGGCAAGCACGGCGCGGCCACCGCGAGCGCGCTGGCGGCCGCCGAGGGGGTGCGCCCGCAGTCCATGGCCACCACGCTGGCCGGGCTGGAGCAGCACGCCCTGATCCGCCGCGCCCCCGACCCGGACGACGGCCGCCGCCAGCTGGTCACCCTGACCGACGCCGGCCGGGCCCGCGTCGAGGGCAACCGGCAGGTGCGCGAGGAGTGGCTGGCGCGCGCCTTCCAGGACCGGTACAGCGACGCGGAGCGGCAGACGATCCTGACGGCGCTGGAGCTGATGCAGCGGCTGTCGCGGCCGTAG
- a CDS encoding isochorismatase family protein: protein MSLTTLDPRTALVVIDLQRGIVGSPCQPHPGADVLSRSVELAEAFRARNLPVVLVRVSFAADFADVMPGRTEQQGGGAAFSEGWDVIVDELTGHPGDIQVTKHNWSALFGTDLDVQLRRRGVTQIVLTGIATSIGVESTARDAYAMGYHVTLATDAMADRDAATHAHSVEKIFPRLGETGTAAEVLELLAKTHG from the coding sequence ATGTCGCTCACCACGCTCGACCCCCGTACCGCCCTCGTCGTGATCGACCTCCAGCGCGGCATCGTGGGCTCCCCCTGCCAGCCGCACCCGGGCGCCGACGTGCTGTCCCGCTCGGTGGAGCTGGCCGAGGCGTTCCGCGCCCGGAACCTGCCCGTCGTCCTGGTCCGGGTCTCCTTCGCCGCCGACTTCGCCGACGTGATGCCCGGCCGCACCGAGCAGCAGGGCGGCGGCGCGGCGTTCTCGGAGGGCTGGGACGTCATCGTCGACGAACTGACCGGCCACCCGGGCGACATCCAGGTCACCAAGCACAACTGGAGCGCCCTGTTCGGCACCGACCTGGACGTGCAGCTGCGCCGCCGCGGGGTCACCCAGATCGTGCTGACCGGCATCGCCACCAGCATCGGCGTCGAGTCCACCGCGCGGGACGCCTACGCCATGGGCTACCACGTCACCCTGGCCACCGACGCGATGGCCGACCGGGACGCCGCGACGCACGCGCACAGCGTCGAGAAGATCTTCCCGCGGCTGGGCGAGACCGGCACCGCGGCGGAAGTCCTGGAGCTGCTGGCCAAGACGCACGGCTGA
- a CDS encoding DUF6479 family protein, which yields MNTAMYEAAAGRQVFGYVLILVAGVVLVGGLIWAFRLGFKVREREPAPPLPEEQPKLPPTGPVGETIEMREPREVPKAADGSERLTPHQVDNIRSQRADDQRRPRWSPGSGGSFGGGGGGRT from the coding sequence ATGAACACTGCCATGTACGAAGCGGCCGCCGGCAGGCAGGTCTTCGGCTACGTCCTCATCCTGGTCGCCGGGGTCGTCCTGGTCGGCGGACTGATCTGGGCGTTCCGGCTGGGCTTCAAGGTGCGCGAGCGCGAGCCCGCACCGCCGCTCCCGGAGGAGCAGCCCAAGCTGCCGCCGACGGGCCCGGTCGGCGAGACCATCGAGATGCGCGAGCCCCGCGAGGTGCCGAAGGCCGCCGACGGGAGCGAGCGTCTCACCCCGCACCAGGTCGACAACATCCGCTCCCAGCGCGCCGACGACCAGCGGCGTCCGCGCTGGTCGCCCGGGTCCGGCGGGTCCTTCGGCGGCGGTGGTGGCGGCCGCACCTGA
- a CDS encoding SpoIIE family protein phosphatase: MSDGPGPSRAAAAGTPAGEPVLSFALASMMEEVHAHSGAVYLLRPDEPVLEMAVHAGLPRAFAAPWERLGLGASVPVADAVRKRHLVWVGGEEEMAGRYPRIAVVLPYPFALAALPLATAHEVYGAVFVTWPGSHPPALSTEERVRLTAACKRLALRLARAARERRPLGREHDLLAAPGPEVAGTLGSVEATRMVARLPYGLLSLDLHGRIGYVSPAAAGLLGRSPDDLLGTLPWLSVPWLDDPTYEDRYRAALLSQQPTSFVALRPPGDWLSFRLYPSLTGLSVRIVRARPMADVVRAAAPVEAGPSRLVTISQVLNLAGALTEAVGVRDVVRLVWEELAPAVGCRALAIASPQAGRLHLLGHRGYDDPRVVERFEGLPLSERTPGMRALSSGVPAFFESREQMGRLYPEREESPDGFSAWAYLPLIASGRPVGTCVLAYAEPRLFPADERAVLTALGGLIAQALERAMLYDAEHQLAHGLQQALLPHSLASLPGVEAAARYLPATHGMEIGGDFYDLVAARPLTAAVIGDVQGHNVTAAGLMGQLRTGVRAYTAVGQGPHEVMASTNRLLIDLGAELFASCLYLRLDPAAGLAVMARAGHPPPLLRRPDGQVRVLDLAGGPLLGIDPSAAYPTTEVALTPGSVLVLYTDGLVESPGVDIEDALAELGARLAQLGGLPLEMLADELVRQSVPAGARRDDVALLLLRARDD; the protein is encoded by the coding sequence GTGTCCGACGGGCCAGGGCCCTCTCGGGCGGCTGCCGCCGGGACACCGGCCGGCGAGCCGGTGCTGTCGTTCGCCCTGGCCTCGATGATGGAGGAGGTGCACGCCCACTCCGGGGCGGTGTACCTGCTCAGGCCCGACGAACCGGTCCTGGAGATGGCGGTCCACGCGGGCCTGCCCCGGGCCTTCGCGGCGCCCTGGGAGCGGCTGGGGCTCGGCGCGTCGGTGCCGGTCGCGGACGCGGTGCGCAAGCGGCACCTGGTCTGGGTGGGCGGCGAGGAGGAGATGGCGGGGCGCTATCCGCGCATCGCGGTCGTGCTGCCGTACCCGTTCGCGCTGGCCGCGCTGCCGCTGGCGACGGCGCACGAGGTGTACGGCGCGGTGTTCGTGACCTGGCCCGGGAGCCATCCCCCCGCGCTGTCCACCGAGGAGCGGGTCCGGCTGACCGCGGCCTGCAAGCGGCTGGCGCTGCGGCTCGCCCGCGCCGCGAGGGAACGGAGGCCCCTGGGCCGTGAGCACGATCTGCTGGCGGCGCCCGGACCCGAGGTGGCGGGCACACTGGGCTCCGTCGAGGCCACGCGGATGGTGGCCCGGCTGCCGTACGGACTGCTGTCGCTGGATCTGCACGGGCGGATCGGCTACGTCAGCCCGGCCGCCGCCGGTCTGCTCGGCAGGTCCCCGGACGACCTGCTCGGCACCCTGCCGTGGCTCTCGGTGCCCTGGCTGGACGATCCGACCTATGAGGACCGCTACCGGGCCGCGCTGCTGAGCCAGCAGCCGACCTCGTTCGTGGCGCTGCGGCCGCCCGGCGACTGGCTGTCGTTCCGGCTGTACCCGAGCCTGACCGGGCTCAGCGTGCGCATCGTCCGGGCACGCCCGATGGCCGACGTGGTGCGGGCCGCCGCGCCGGTGGAGGCGGGGCCGTCCCGGCTGGTGACGATCTCCCAGGTGCTGAACCTGGCGGGCGCGCTGACCGAGGCGGTGGGGGTGCGGGACGTGGTGCGGCTGGTCTGGGAGGAGCTGGCGCCCGCGGTGGGCTGCCGGGCGCTGGCGATCGCCTCGCCGCAGGCCGGGCGGCTGCATCTGCTGGGGCACCGGGGGTACGACGATCCGCGGGTGGTGGAGCGGTTCGAGGGGCTGCCGCTGTCCGAGCGGACCCCGGGCATGCGGGCGCTGAGCAGCGGGGTGCCCGCGTTCTTCGAGTCCCGGGAGCAGATGGGGCGCCTCTACCCGGAGCGGGAGGAGAGCCCGGACGGCTTCTCGGCCTGGGCGTACCTGCCGTTGATCGCCTCCGGGCGGCCGGTCGGCACCTGTGTGCTGGCGTACGCCGAGCCGCGGCTCTTCCCCGCCGACGAGCGGGCCGTACTGACCGCCCTCGGCGGGCTGATCGCGCAGGCCCTGGAGCGCGCGATGCTCTACGACGCCGAGCACCAGCTGGCGCACGGGCTGCAACAGGCGCTGCTGCCGCACTCGCTGGCGTCGCTGCCGGGCGTGGAGGCGGCGGCCCGGTATCTGCCGGCCACTCATGGCATGGAGATCGGCGGCGACTTCTACGACCTGGTCGCGGCCCGGCCCCTGACGGCGGCGGTGATCGGGGACGTGCAGGGGCACAACGTGACGGCGGCGGGCCTGATGGGGCAACTGCGCACCGGAGTGCGGGCGTACACCGCGGTGGGGCAGGGCCCGCACGAGGTGATGGCCAGCACCAACCGGCTGCTGATCGACCTGGGCGCGGAGCTGTTCGCCAGCTGTCTGTATCTGCGCCTCGACCCGGCGGCCGGGCTCGCCGTGATGGCGCGCGCGGGGCATCCGCCGCCGCTGCTGCGGCGGCCCGACGGGCAGGTGCGGGTGCTGGACCTGGCCGGCGGCCCGCTGCTCGGCATCGACCCGTCGGCGGCGTACCCGACGACCGAGGTCGCCCTCACCCCCGGCTCGGTCCTCGTCCTCTATACCGACGGCCTGGTGGAATCCCCCGGCGTGGACATCGAGGACGCCCTGGCGGAACTGGGCGCACGGCTCGCTCAGCTGGGCGGGCTGCCGCTGGAGATGCTCGCGGACGAACTGGTCCGGCAGAGCGTGCCGGCGGGGGCGCGCAGGGACGATGTGGCGCTGCTGCTCCTGCGGGCGCGCGACGACTGA
- a CDS encoding HlyD family efflux transporter periplasmic adaptor subunit, with protein MQFRQQALAKLQSPQELDLPVRLARPQGRLALGVTVAVMAAASVWAVTGSVASTVSASAILTHGQGSYVLQSPVAGQVTAVLARQGRQLPANAPVVKVRTPQGDSVVRTVAAGRITTLAATIGQIVQTGTDVAAVEKTAHPDDPLYATVYVPAESAAAIPAHASVDLTVSSVPAQRYGVLRGQVRSVDRAAQSAQSIAAFLGDSQLGRQFTEDGRPVAVTVRLDGSSATRSGYRWSTADGPPFRPASMTLASASIRLADQHPVDWLLP; from the coding sequence GTGCAGTTCCGCCAACAGGCCCTCGCCAAGCTCCAGTCGCCCCAGGAGCTGGACCTCCCGGTGCGGCTCGCCCGCCCGCAGGGCCGGCTCGCGCTCGGGGTCACCGTCGCCGTCATGGCCGCGGCCTCCGTCTGGGCGGTGACCGGTTCGGTCGCCTCCACGGTGAGCGCGAGCGCCATCCTCACCCACGGGCAGGGCAGTTACGTCCTCCAGAGCCCCGTGGCGGGTCAGGTGACGGCCGTCCTCGCCCGGCAGGGCCGGCAGCTGCCCGCGAACGCCCCCGTGGTCAAGGTCCGTACCCCGCAAGGGGATTCGGTGGTGCGCACGGTCGCCGCGGGCCGGATCACCACGCTCGCCGCCACCATCGGGCAGATCGTGCAGACCGGCACCGACGTGGCCGCCGTCGAGAAGACCGCCCACCCGGACGACCCGCTGTACGCGACCGTGTACGTCCCCGCCGAGAGCGCCGCCGCCATCCCCGCGCACGCCTCCGTGGACCTCACCGTCTCCTCCGTACCGGCGCAGCGCTACGGCGTGCTGCGCGGTCAGGTGCGCTCGGTGGACCGGGCCGCGCAGTCCGCGCAGTCGATCGCCGCGTTCCTCGGCGACAGCCAGCTCGGCCGCCAGTTCACCGAGGACGGCCGCCCGGTCGCCGTGACCGTGCGCCTTGACGGCTCGTCCGCCACCAGGAGCGGCTACCGGTGGTCGACCGCCGACGGGCCGCCGTTCCGGCCGGCCTCCATGACCCTCGCCTCCGCCTCCATCCGGCTGGCCGACCAGCACCCCGTCGATTGGCTGCTCCCGTGA